One region of Niallia sp. Man26 genomic DNA includes:
- a CDS encoding sugar-binding domain-containing protein, which translates to MNELHPNPQFRREEWFSLDGKWDFAFDDEKEGEKNKWYEKFPKGTVIEVPFTYETKASGIHQTEHHEIVWYERTFNIKDLEKHPILHFEGVDYEAFIYVNGKLAAQHQGGYHAFSVNLQGKVHIGENKLSVKVYDSKDCSQPRGKQRWREENFGCWYVQTTGIWKSVWLEYVSPIYIEHAKITPLFDEQEIQIEIDTKNLPIESDGYTVEAKILFDGRFINSFTANIIDGSASLRGSVLERKDPWTMKPWSPENPHLYDLQLHLYKGNELLDTVHSYFGMRKISIEGNKILLNNRELYQRLILDQGYWQDSDMTPPSTEALEEDIQKVLELGYNGVRKHQKVEDSRFLYLADKYGLLVWVEVGSTYAFNDVAVKNFSQEWMEIVKQNYNHPSVITWVPFNESWGVHDIHVNRKQQAFTESIYYMTKTYDQMRPVITNDGWEHTISDIITLHDYEEFGKAFTKRYENKEHVLSNKMQFNKDFYPFAENYAYKGQPIIISEFGGIAFQTEEGWGYGNQVKDEEAFFKRFEEIHYAIQDLDYVVGYCYTQLTDVQQELNGLLTIDRKPKVSVSRVSEVNTRRLKP; encoded by the coding sequence ATGAATGAATTACATCCTAATCCTCAGTTTAGAAGAGAGGAATGGTTTTCCTTAGATGGCAAATGGGATTTCGCCTTTGACGATGAGAAAGAAGGCGAAAAAAATAAGTGGTATGAAAAGTTTCCTAAGGGAACGGTGATTGAAGTGCCTTTCACTTATGAAACAAAGGCAAGTGGCATTCATCAAACAGAACATCATGAAATAGTTTGGTATGAAAGAACATTTAATATAAAGGATTTAGAGAAACACCCTATTCTTCATTTTGAAGGAGTAGACTATGAGGCGTTTATATATGTAAATGGTAAGCTTGCTGCACAGCATCAAGGCGGTTATCATGCATTTTCAGTAAATTTACAGGGGAAAGTTCATATCGGTGAAAATAAATTGAGTGTTAAAGTGTATGATTCAAAGGACTGTTCTCAGCCAAGAGGAAAGCAGAGGTGGCGAGAGGAGAACTTTGGATGCTGGTATGTACAAACAACAGGGATATGGAAATCAGTTTGGCTTGAATATGTTTCTCCTATTTATATAGAGCATGCAAAAATCACTCCTTTATTTGATGAACAAGAAATTCAGATTGAAATAGATACAAAAAATCTTCCGATTGAATCAGATGGATATACTGTAGAAGCAAAGATTCTTTTTGATGGAAGGTTTATTAATTCTTTTACTGCAAATATAATAGATGGTTCTGCTTCACTGCGGGGAAGTGTGCTGGAAAGAAAAGATCCTTGGACCATGAAACCTTGGAGTCCAGAGAACCCTCATTTGTATGATCTTCAGCTTCATTTATATAAAGGCAACGAATTACTTGATACAGTGCATTCTTATTTTGGCATGAGAAAGATATCAATAGAAGGAAATAAGATACTGCTTAATAATAGAGAATTATATCAACGCCTTATTCTAGATCAAGGCTACTGGCAGGATTCTGATATGACGCCGCCGAGTACAGAAGCTTTAGAGGAAGACATACAAAAAGTGTTAGAGCTTGGATATAACGGAGTTAGAAAACATCAAAAGGTAGAGGATTCTCGCTTTTTATATTTAGCAGATAAATATGGGTTGCTAGTATGGGTAGAAGTGGGCTCTACATATGCATTTAATGATGTAGCAGTTAAGAACTTCTCACAAGAATGGATGGAAATTGTGAAGCAAAACTACAATCATCCTAGTGTTATTACATGGGTTCCTTTCAATGAATCTTGGGGAGTTCACGATATTCATGTAAATAGGAAACAACAAGCATTTACCGAAAGTATTTATTATATGACGAAAACTTATGATCAAATGCGCCCTGTGATAACGAACGATGGCTGGGAGCATACCATTTCTGATATTATTACGCTTCATGATTATGAAGAATTCGGCAAAGCATTTACGAAACGCTATGAAAATAAAGAACATGTTTTATCAAATAAGATGCAATTCAACAAAGATTTCTATCCGTTTGCTGAAAATTATGCCTATAAAGGTCAGCCGATCATTATTTCTGAATTTGGCGGGATTGCTTTCCAAACAGAAGAAGGCTGGGGTTATGGAAATCAAGTGAAGGATGAGGAAGCGTTTTTCAAACGATTTGAAGAAATTCATTATGCGATTCAGGATTTAGACTATGTGGTTGGCTATTGTTATACACAGCTCACAGATGTACAACAGGAACTAAATGGGCTGCTTACTATTGATCGAAAGCCAAAAGTATCTGTCAGCAGAGTAAGCGAAGTAAATACAAGAAGACTGAAACCGTAG
- a CDS encoding carbohydrate ABC transporter permease: protein MSGKRVNPFPKIIAFIFLLAMSVIWVIPLVWGIVTSFKSEIELQSVGFKFLPIEWVLSNYTSLLVDNASTPLVRWFTNSLFISISHTLLVLLVVTLSAFAFSRLNFRGKHGLFAFLMATMMFPAVVNLIPLYKIIDLLGWVNSPIAMIVPGAAGVFNIFLVRQFMNNIPTEFDEAARMDGANDFQILSRVILPLIKPVLLVVSLFSFTGSWNDFLWPSIVFNDVEKMPITPGLQLLQGMYQAQPTLLMAGAIVAIVPTFILYLFAQKYFLDSMSLSAGVKG from the coding sequence ATGAGTGGAAAGAGAGTTAATCCATTTCCAAAAATCATTGCATTTATCTTTTTGCTCGCGATGTCAGTTATTTGGGTTATACCTTTAGTATGGGGAATCGTAACTTCTTTTAAATCGGAAATTGAACTACAATCTGTTGGGTTTAAATTTCTACCAATCGAATGGGTGCTATCCAATTACACCTCTCTTTTAGTAGATAATGCAAGTACGCCGTTAGTGCGCTGGTTTACGAATTCCTTATTTATCTCCATTTCTCACACTTTATTAGTATTACTTGTTGTTACACTTTCTGCCTTTGCTTTTAGTAGATTAAATTTTAGAGGAAAGCATGGATTGTTTGCTTTTTTAATGGCAACGATGATGTTTCCGGCAGTAGTAAATTTAATTCCCCTTTATAAAATTATTGATCTATTAGGGTGGGTTAATTCTCCAATCGCCATGATCGTTCCTGGAGCTGCTGGCGTTTTTAATATTTTCCTAGTGAGACAATTTATGAATAATATACCAACAGAGTTTGATGAAGCAGCAAGAATGGATGGTGCGAATGATTTTCAAATATTATCAAGGGTAATTCTCCCTTTAATTAAACCAGTGCTGTTAGTCGTTTCCTTATTCTCTTTTACTGGTTCTTGGAATGATTTTTTATGGCCATCAATCGTGTTTAATGATGTGGAAAAAATGCCGATTACACCAGGGCTTCAATTGCTTCAAGGGATGTATCAGGCGCAGCCTACTTTATTAATGGCAGGAGCGATTGTTGCGATTGTTCCAACCTTCATTCTTTACTTATTTGCTCAAAAGTATTTCTTAGATTCTATGTCTCTATCTGCTGGAGTGAAAGGTTAA
- a CDS encoding sugar ABC transporter permease: METVPATKQVKQVKNKRSKKVSVTPWIFLTPHLLIFAVFFLIPVFFGIYISFTEWDLISSPTFIGLDNYKEILLQSDSIFYEQLHTGLKNTFLFVLFVVPFCILVPLCLAAALNTKPAFWKFFQSLFYLPSLFAISAVVIIWTLMFNVTYGPINNILNLETVWTGTQPYAWIALVILTVWWSIGGNMIIYQAALNGIAKDLYEAADIDGASPFQKFIKITLPSIRGQILYTVVITTIAHFNVYGQPLMLTGGGPTDSTRVLLMDIQQNAFGSGQSIAGISSAMAVILGVCIMVVASLQFFFLRERKN, encoded by the coding sequence ATGGAAACTGTTCCTGCTACAAAACAAGTGAAGCAAGTCAAAAATAAGAGGTCCAAAAAAGTGTCTGTTACACCATGGATTTTCTTAACACCTCATTTGCTAATATTTGCTGTCTTTTTCTTGATTCCTGTTTTCTTTGGTATCTATATATCTTTTACAGAATGGGATTTAATAAGTTCCCCTACGTTTATTGGCCTTGATAATTATAAGGAAATATTACTGCAATCTGATTCTATCTTTTATGAACAGCTACATACAGGCTTGAAGAATACGTTTTTATTCGTGCTTTTTGTTGTACCGTTTTGTATCCTTGTGCCATTATGCCTTGCAGCAGCTTTAAATACTAAACCTGCTTTTTGGAAGTTCTTTCAATCACTTTTTTATTTACCATCTTTATTCGCGATTTCTGCGGTCGTGATTATTTGGACTTTAATGTTCAACGTCACATATGGCCCAATAAATAATATCCTGAATTTAGAAACGGTATGGACAGGAACACAACCCTATGCATGGATTGCATTAGTAATTTTAACTGTTTGGTGGTCTATCGGCGGCAATATGATTATTTATCAAGCAGCATTAAATGGCATTGCTAAAGATTTATATGAAGCTGCAGATATTGATGGAGCATCACCATTTCAGAAATTCATTAAAATCACACTTCCTAGTATAAGAGGACAAATTCTTTATACCGTAGTAATTACTACTATTGCACACTTTAATGTATATGGACAGCCGCTAATGCTTACAGGTGGAGGGCCGACTGACTCGACAAGGGTTCTCTTAATGGATATTCAGCAAAATGCATTTGGTTCAGGCCAATCTATCGCAGGAATTTCATCAGCAATGGCAGTTATTCTAGGCGTGTGCATAATGGTTGTTGCATCCTTGCAGTTCTTTTTCTTAAGAGAAAGGAAGAATTAA
- a CDS encoding extracellular solute-binding protein, giving the protein MGTSKKRWKLLGVLGLAIGLMAGCSSSGASSSAKNEITFWNPFTGPDGKNMQAMVDEYNKTNPEYKIKNISLKETDMYTKIPTIVNSEKNIPDLTIVHAERIKQFKDNDMLTSYNDLLTDYPEIKAENYVQEAWNIGEIESERYSIPLDIHTFGLYYNKDLVNKYLPTALDDNIVTFAEIEQVGEVSKKDKIASIGVSWLKPNFLSLYAQNGGVLTEDGIQPTLDNQAAQDTFNLWKELVKTGYTTKDGEDPTQMFLTGKVVFLPEGIWMQNQVKQSKINWGLTNAPQVSDDLSKTVNWSSSHQFVMFKDESRSDEKAKGVMEFLNWVRDNSMEWAKSGQNPATLSLLEEEEYKQMPQAFFLSTPEQQATLKIFDYKYNGYVSEALDAQAGDVVFGKLDVDKALTQMQKEVSAKVEKDKSNK; this is encoded by the coding sequence ATGGGTACTTCAAAAAAACGGTGGAAGCTTTTAGGTGTGTTAGGTTTAGCAATTGGACTTATGGCAGGTTGTAGTAGTTCAGGTGCAAGTAGTAGCGCTAAAAATGAAATCACCTTTTGGAATCCGTTTACAGGGCCTGATGGGAAAAACATGCAAGCAATGGTAGATGAATACAACAAGACAAATCCAGAGTATAAGATTAAGAATATCTCTCTTAAAGAAACAGATATGTATACAAAAATTCCAACTATTGTGAACTCCGAAAAGAATATACCTGATTTAACAATTGTTCATGCAGAGCGTATTAAGCAGTTTAAAGACAATGATATGTTAACCTCTTATAATGATTTATTAACAGATTACCCAGAGATTAAAGCAGAAAATTATGTGCAAGAAGCTTGGAATATTGGAGAAATCGAATCTGAACGATATAGTATACCGCTAGATATACATACGTTTGGACTTTATTACAATAAAGACCTAGTGAATAAGTATTTGCCGACAGCGTTAGACGACAATATTGTGACATTTGCTGAAATAGAGCAAGTAGGCGAAGTTTCAAAAAAAGATAAGATTGCATCTATCGGTGTCTCTTGGTTAAAACCGAACTTTTTATCCCTGTATGCACAAAACGGTGGGGTTCTAACAGAGGATGGCATACAACCGACGTTAGATAATCAAGCAGCTCAAGATACGTTTAACTTGTGGAAGGAATTAGTGAAGACAGGATATACAACAAAGGATGGGGAAGATCCTACGCAAATGTTTTTAACAGGAAAAGTAGTCTTTTTGCCTGAAGGAATTTGGATGCAAAACCAAGTGAAGCAAAGCAAGATAAATTGGGGACTAACTAATGCACCGCAGGTATCTGATGACTTGTCAAAAACAGTTAACTGGTCTTCCTCCCATCAATTTGTCATGTTTAAAGATGAATCACGCAGTGATGAAAAAGCAAAAGGTGTAATGGAGTTCTTAAATTGGGTTAGAGACAATTCAATGGAATGGGCGAAGTCCGGGCAAAATCCTGCCACGTTATCACTGTTAGAAGAGGAAGAGTATAAACAGATGCCGCAAGCATTTTTCTTATCTACACCAGAGCAACAAGCAACTTTGAAAATTTTTGATTATAAGTACAATGGCTATGTTTCAGAAGCGCTTGATGCTCAAGCAGGCGATGTAGTTTTTGGAAAGCTGGATGTTGATAAAGCGCTTACGCAAATGCAAAAAGAAGTATCTGCGAAGGTTGAAAAAGATAAATCGAATAAATGA
- a CDS encoding ArsR family transcriptional regulator, translating into MQIQVSKDYFHVYQALASETRIEIIELLAVNQANISDLAKQLNISPAIVTRHVQKLEEAGIVKSIRTAGKSGLQKIVELAVDNIDIHFPKKIFKEYSLHLTDLKIGHYTDFQAKPTCGIASETEIIGKPDDPKYFMDTKRVDTQLLWLSEGFVEYKIPNLLGPNQIPEMVEISMELASEFPLSNNVWPSDITFYLNGVKLGTYTVPGNFSDVRGRYTPSWWNDKFSQYGLLKTIRINKIDTGIDGEALSSVTIDDIQLDQSPFLTLKVAVEQDSEKVGGLTLFGEHFGNHKQNIRVGIYYLEKEVQTLKIP; encoded by the coding sequence ATGCAAATTCAGGTTTCTAAAGATTACTTCCATGTTTATCAAGCTCTCGCTAGTGAAACGCGCATCGAGATTATCGAACTATTAGCGGTTAACCAAGCTAATATTTCAGATTTAGCTAAACAATTAAATATAAGTCCAGCTATCGTTACACGCCATGTGCAGAAGCTAGAAGAAGCTGGGATTGTAAAATCAATTAGAACTGCTGGTAAGTCAGGGTTACAAAAAATAGTGGAGCTCGCAGTAGATAATATTGACATACATTTTCCTAAGAAAATATTTAAAGAATATTCCCTGCATTTAACCGATTTAAAGATTGGCCATTATACGGATTTCCAAGCAAAACCAACATGTGGAATTGCATCAGAAACGGAAATAATCGGCAAGCCAGATGACCCTAAATATTTTATGGATACAAAAAGGGTTGATACACAGCTCCTATGGTTGTCAGAAGGATTTGTAGAATATAAAATCCCAAATCTCCTAGGTCCTAACCAAATACCAGAAATGGTAGAAATCAGCATGGAATTAGCTTCCGAATTCCCTTTATCTAACAATGTTTGGCCAAGTGATATTACTTTTTATTTAAACGGTGTAAAACTTGGTACTTATACAGTCCCAGGAAACTTTTCAGATGTGCGAGGTCGATATACCCCAAGTTGGTGGAATGATAAATTCAGTCAGTATGGCCTGCTGAAAACAATTCGCATCAATAAAATCGATACAGGTATTGATGGAGAGGCTTTATCTAGTGTAACTATCGATGACATCCAATTAGATCAATCACCATTTTTAACACTTAAAGTTGCAGTCGAACAAGATTCAGAAAAAGTAGGAGGGCTCACTCTTTTCGGGGAGCACTTCGGAAACCATAAGCAAAATATTCGAGTGGGAATCTATTATTTAGAAAAAGAAGTACAAACTTTAAAAATCCCTTAA
- a CDS encoding YitT family protein codes for MKKILIMIAGCFFTSLGLYVLKSSSLVTGGTAGLSLSASYLMPISFAVLFTVINIPFYVLSYKKMGKQFTFSTILAVTTVTVLSSLISAYFPPLTFHPLIGSVVGGIIIGAGVVVLFMNGSSLGGAQILSITLQKQFNWNMGKTNFIFDTVVILIGMYSIGVVRGLYSILSVLIVSTMMSFFKEQIAKRNNKTTVKVSKKEPILETSTM; via the coding sequence TTGAAAAAAATATTAATCATGATTGCCGGCTGTTTCTTTACATCATTAGGCTTGTATGTGCTCAAAAGCTCTTCCCTTGTGACGGGCGGAACGGCAGGCTTAAGCTTAAGTGCCTCTTATTTAATGCCCATTTCGTTTGCGGTTTTGTTCACGGTCATAAATATTCCGTTTTATGTGTTGTCCTATAAAAAAATGGGCAAACAATTTACATTTTCAACGATTTTGGCAGTAACAACAGTCACTGTATTATCATCCCTGATTTCTGCGTATTTCCCGCCTCTAACTTTTCATCCGCTCATCGGTTCAGTTGTCGGAGGAATCATTATTGGAGCAGGTGTTGTTGTTCTATTTATGAATGGCTCATCCCTAGGAGGAGCACAAATTCTCTCCATTACACTGCAGAAGCAGTTTAACTGGAATATGGGAAAAACAAACTTTATTTTTGACACGGTAGTTATTCTTATTGGCATGTACAGTATTGGGGTTGTGAGAGGCTTATACAGTATATTATCTGTGCTAATTGTGTCTACTATGATGAGCTTCTTTAAGGAACAAATAGCAAAACGCAATAATAAGACTACTGTAAAAGTATCAAAAAAGGAACCGATATTGGAAACAAGTACTATGTAA
- a CDS encoding Lrp/AsnC family transcriptional regulator gives MDKVDVQLLKLLQEDGRITVSDLSKQLSLSRPSVSERLLRLQERGIILEFTARVSPAKLGRETLLFIQISELKEDPHKFEEFIKTEADILECHRVTGPISYTIKAAVSGIDGMRILVDRLIPFGTINTSVVLASPVPYRHLLPKDDKE, from the coding sequence ATGGATAAGGTAGACGTGCAATTATTAAAATTATTGCAGGAGGATGGAAGAATAACGGTAAGCGATCTTTCTAAACAGCTTTCTTTAAGCCGGCCAAGCGTATCAGAACGCCTCCTCCGCCTGCAAGAAAGAGGAATTATTCTTGAATTCACAGCAAGAGTCTCTCCTGCAAAGCTTGGCAGGGAAACACTTCTGTTCATTCAAATAAGTGAACTGAAGGAAGATCCCCATAAGTTTGAGGAGTTTATTAAGACAGAAGCGGATATATTGGAATGTCACCGTGTGACTGGACCGATTAGTTATACAATAAAGGCTGCTGTATCTGGAATTGATGGCATGCGGATATTGGTCGACCGGTTAATACCGTTTGGCACCATCAATACTTCGGTTGTACTGGCATCACCTGTTCCATACAGACATCTGCTGCCAAAGGATGACAAGGAATAA
- a CDS encoding HAD family hydrolase — translation MKAILFDLDDTLLWDKRSVKEAFEKTCKLAEDKYQIAASSLEEAVRKEAQSLYQAYETYAFTQMIGINPFEGLWGEFADQHESFQKMKAIVPMYRKDAWTNGLLAMGIDDKEFGAYLAEQFPAFRKESPFVYEETFAVLDELKGKYKLLLLTNGSPGLQNTKLTITPEIAPYFDEIVISGDFGKGKPDPAIFEHAVSLLGLDVSDCIMVGDNLNTDILGASRVGMKSVWINREEKTPETVHPTYEIQDLLELIPLLKEIG, via the coding sequence GTGAAAGCAATATTGTTTGATTTAGATGATACACTCCTTTGGGATAAACGCAGTGTTAAAGAAGCATTTGAAAAAACATGCAAGCTTGCTGAAGACAAATACCAAATTGCAGCTTCCAGCCTAGAAGAAGCAGTCCGAAAAGAAGCGCAAAGCTTATATCAAGCATATGAAACATATGCGTTTACACAGATGATTGGCATCAATCCGTTTGAAGGACTATGGGGAGAGTTTGCGGATCAGCATGAATCATTCCAAAAAATGAAGGCTATTGTTCCGATGTATCGTAAAGACGCTTGGACGAATGGACTTTTGGCGATGGGAATTGATGATAAGGAATTCGGAGCATATTTAGCAGAACAATTTCCTGCTTTTCGCAAAGAATCTCCTTTCGTATACGAAGAAACATTTGCAGTGCTCGATGAGCTTAAAGGAAAGTACAAGCTGCTGCTTTTAACAAATGGTTCGCCAGGGCTGCAAAACACGAAATTAACAATTACGCCTGAAATTGCACCATATTTTGACGAAATTGTTATTTCAGGTGATTTCGGTAAAGGTAAACCAGATCCTGCTATTTTTGAGCATGCCGTTTCCTTGCTTGGTCTAGATGTCAGTGACTGCATTATGGTCGGGGATAATCTTAATACAGATATTCTTGGCGCATCAAGGGTTGGAATGAAGTCGGTTTGGATTAACAGAGAAGAGAAAACGCCAGAAACGGTTCATCCAACATATGAAATTCAAGATTTGCTGGAGCTGATTCCTCTTCTTAAAGAGATTGGCTAA
- a CDS encoding class I SAM-dependent rRNA methyltransferase, with translation MTVKQVTIEEAFEKSIRNGSPLLYKDSLRGIKGLHEGQVIDVKNNAGKFIGRGYYAIQNKGIGWILTTNPQEAIDYSFFEGKIKAANNRRAALYHDNETTAFRLFNGEGDGIGGFTVDKYDQYLLIQWYSKGIYEYKEWIIKALDTHVEFKGIYEKKRFDTNGTYVEGDDFTFGEPGEFPIMVKESGMNFAVDLNEGAMTGIFLDQREVRKTIRDKYAQGKDVLNTFSYTGAFSVAAAIGGSKSTTSVDLANRSRAKTSLNFEYNDISLTDQKIVVEDVFHYFKYAVKKQLAFDMVILDPPSFARSKKHTFSAAKDYANLLKEAISITKQSGVIVASTNCSTFDMKKFKQFIHEAFGKQKDRYTILEEFGLPEDFANIRHLKESNYLKVVFIKKLK, from the coding sequence ATGACAGTAAAGCAAGTAACAATAGAAGAAGCATTTGAAAAAAGCATTCGCAATGGCAGCCCGCTCTTGTACAAAGATTCTCTTCGTGGAATAAAAGGATTACATGAGGGCCAAGTTATCGATGTGAAAAATAATGCAGGAAAATTTATTGGCAGAGGCTATTATGCCATTCAAAATAAAGGGATCGGCTGGATCCTCACAACTAATCCTCAGGAAGCGATTGATTATTCTTTTTTTGAAGGGAAAATTAAAGCAGCAAATAATCGAAGAGCAGCATTATATCATGATAATGAAACGACTGCTTTTCGCCTGTTTAATGGGGAAGGAGACGGCATCGGCGGTTTTACTGTCGACAAATATGATCAATACTTGCTGATTCAATGGTACAGCAAAGGGATTTACGAATATAAGGAGTGGATTATTAAAGCACTCGATACGCATGTTGAGTTTAAAGGCATTTATGAGAAGAAACGGTTTGATACGAACGGTACATATGTTGAAGGCGATGATTTTACATTCGGAGAACCAGGAGAGTTCCCGATTATGGTGAAAGAAAGCGGCATGAACTTTGCTGTAGACCTAAATGAAGGGGCAATGACGGGGATTTTTCTTGACCAGCGTGAAGTTCGGAAAACAATTCGCGACAAGTATGCACAAGGCAAGGATGTGCTGAACACGTTCTCCTATACAGGTGCGTTTTCTGTGGCAGCAGCCATTGGTGGAAGCAAATCCACAACAAGTGTTGACTTAGCAAATAGAAGCAGAGCCAAAACCTCACTGAACTTTGAATACAATGATATCAGTCTAACAGACCAGAAGATTGTAGTAGAAGATGTTTTTCACTATTTCAAGTATGCCGTAAAGAAGCAGCTCGCATTTGATATGGTCATCCTTGACCCGCCAAGCTTTGCGCGAAGCAAAAAGCATACTTTCAGTGCAGCGAAGGATTATGCTAATCTTTTGAAAGAGGCAATCAGTATTACGAAACAATCAGGTGTTATCGTTGCTTCGACAAACTGCAGCACCTTTGATATGAAGAAGTTTAAACAATTTATCCACGAAGCTTTCGGAAAACAAAAAGATCGTTATACGATTCTAGAGGAATTTGGCTTACCGGAGGACTTTGCGAATATTCGTCATTTAAAGGAAAGCAATTATTTAAAAGTTGTGTTTATTAAAAAGCTTAAATAG
- the clpP gene encoding ATP-dependent Clp endopeptidase proteolytic subunit ClpP codes for MANEERGKKMNAIPYVIEQSSGGERSYDIYSRLLKDRIIMLGDEINDHVANNIVAQLLFLAAEDPDKDISLYINSPGGSTTAGFAIFDTMQYIKPDVRTICTGMAASFGALLLLAGTKGKRYALPNSEIMIHQPLGGARGQATEIEITAKRILKLREQINTIMADRTGQDVQKIAHDTERDYFMSALEAKEYGIIDEIILPK; via the coding sequence ATAGCAAATGAAGAAAGGGGCAAAAAAATGAACGCTATTCCATATGTGATTGAACAGTCAAGCGGGGGAGAACGCTCCTATGACATATATTCAAGACTTTTGAAGGACCGCATCATCATGCTCGGAGATGAAATTAATGACCATGTTGCCAATAATATTGTCGCACAGCTCTTGTTTTTAGCTGCAGAAGACCCTGATAAAGACATTTCCCTCTATATTAACTCACCAGGCGGTTCCACTACAGCAGGCTTTGCTATATTCGATACGATGCAATATATTAAGCCAGATGTGCGTACCATCTGCACAGGTATGGCTGCTTCGTTTGGTGCATTGCTGCTGCTTGCAGGTACGAAAGGGAAAAGATATGCATTGCCGAACAGTGAAATTATGATTCATCAGCCTTTGGGTGGTGCGCGCGGGCAAGCGACAGAAATTGAAATTACAGCGAAAAGGATTCTGAAACTGCGCGAGCAAATAAATACGATCATGGCAGACAGAACAGGGCAAGATGTCCAAAAAATAGCTCATGACACAGAGCGGGACTATTTCATGTCTGCACTTGAAGCGAAAGAGTATGGGATTATTGATGAGATTATCCTGCCTAAATAA
- a CDS encoding sigma-70 family RNA polymerase sigma factor has product MSKQDLKKWQNSNLQKHYDSLNKYCQYLSMNKWEKEDIIHDAFIKAIESYSDRDITPALLKKIVQNHWIDTLRKRKLEQNHAMKTEAVQNESAAEKMMLAEHVAEKLTNKQAAVFLLIEGFGYRIKEAAEVLQMTETAIKSILFRARNQMHKQHSGEGNDVKDASSLYYEALKRQNPDILIKEILTAQKLHHSSSKRHNAGPILQMAA; this is encoded by the coding sequence TTGAGCAAGCAAGACTTAAAAAAATGGCAAAACAGCAATCTGCAAAAGCATTACGACAGCTTAAATAAGTATTGCCAATACCTTTCGATGAATAAATGGGAAAAGGAAGATATTATTCATGATGCCTTCATAAAGGCAATTGAATCATACAGTGATCGTGATATAACGCCAGCATTATTAAAGAAAATTGTTCAAAATCACTGGATTGATACACTTCGGAAAAGAAAGCTGGAGCAAAACCACGCCATGAAAACGGAAGCAGTGCAGAATGAATCTGCTGCTGAAAAGATGATGCTTGCTGAGCATGTAGCTGAAAAGCTTACTAATAAGCAAGCAGCGGTTTTTTTGCTGATTGAAGGCTTTGGCTATCGTATTAAAGAAGCAGCAGAAGTATTGCAAATGACAGAAACGGCAATAAAGTCGATCTTGTTTCGAGCCAGAAACCAAATGCACAAGCAGCATAGCGGAGAAGGTAATGACGTTAAAGATGCGAGCAGCCTTTATTATGAAGCGCTAAAACGGCAAAATCCCGATATTTTGATTAAAGAAATTTTGACAGCTCAAAAGCTTCATCATTCGAGTTCAAAACGGCATAATGCTGGGCCGATTCTGCAAATGGCAGCATAG